In Carassius gibelio isolate Cgi1373 ecotype wild population from Czech Republic chromosome B13, carGib1.2-hapl.c, whole genome shotgun sequence, one genomic interval encodes:
- the gpr75 gene encoding probable G-protein coupled receptor 75, whose amino-acid sequence MCTMNSTAWPLDLAEFAKPLSFNSSQSQSASVSGWALIHTATLASCSLLLVLIFCLGSYGNLVVFLSFFDPAFRKFRTYFDFMILNLSFCDLFICCVTAPMFALVLFLDTGDTSGGVSKGFCFAFHLTSSGFIIMSLETVAVIALHRLRMVLGQQPNRTASFPCTLALTALLWTTSFTLAALVTLRAYPRSSGPCLPHFGLTGNKAKVVLYVYIADFAFCVGVVSISYLMIAQALRKNAQVRKCPIITVDATRPPVSHPPLIAAGFEGMQCTVQVPSLYRNQTYNKLQHVQTHSFTRRINPPLVPGAATGATCCQLVSTVNLATAKDSKAVITCIVIVISVLLCCLPLGISLAQDMVSPESSFVHYQFELCGFALIFLKSGINPFVYSRNSAGLRRRVLCCLQWLTLGFLCCKHKTRLHAMGKGSLEVNRNKSSHHETNSAYMLSPKPQRRLVDQACGPSHSRDSMPSPCATAGRKPRPPSTSTPINTRIEPYYSIYNSSPSAGPSSPNSLQPVNSQTTAFAKSYVAMHYHTHQEALQDFDSTSAHQIPIPSV is encoded by the coding sequence ATGTGTACCATGAACAGCACTGCCTGGCCTTTGGACCTGGCTGAGTTTGCGAAACCTCTGAGCTTTAACAGCTCCCAGAGCCAGTCTGCTTCGGTGAGCGGCTGGGCCTTAATCCACACAGCTACCCTCGCCTCCTGCTCCCTTCTGTTGGTCCTCATCTTTTGTCTCGGTTCTTATGGAAACTTGGTGGTCTTCTTGTCCTTCTTCGACCCGGCATTCCGCAAGTTCCGCACCTACTTCGACTTCATGATCCTCAACCTGTCCTTCTGTGACCTGTTCATTTGCTGCGTCACCGCACCCATGTTTGCACTGGTGCTCTTTCTAGACACTGGAGACACTAGCGGCGGTGTGTCCAAGGGTTTCTGCTTTGCCTTTCACCTCACCAGCTCGGGCTTCATCATTATGTCCCTCGAAACAGTAGCTGTGATTGCCCTTCATCGGCTCCGCATGGTCCTGGGTCAGCAGCCCAACCGTACGGCTTCGTTCCCCTGTACTCTGGCCCTCACGGCACTATTATGGACCACCAGTTTCACGCTGGCGGCGTTGGTCACATTACGAGCGTATCCCAGGAGCTCTGGACCTTGCCTGCCTCACTTTGGTCTTACCGGAAACAAGGCCAAAGTTGTATTGTACGTATACATTGCGGACTTTGCTTTCTGTGTAGGTGTGGTGTCCATCTCGTACCTCATGATCGCTCAGGCGTTGAGGAAGAACGCTCAGGTTCGGAAGTGTCCCATCATCACGGTGGATGCGACACGTCCACCTGTTTCTCATCCGCCGCTCATTGCCGCAGGTTTCGAGGGCATGCAGTGTACAGTGCAGGTGCCCTCGCTGTACCGCAACCAGACCTACAACAAGCTCCAACATGTCCAAACACACTCCTTCACCAGGAGAATCAACCCGCCCCTTGTGCCCGGGGCTGCCACTGGAGCTACTTGCTGCCAGTTGGTCTCCACAGTTAACCTGGCGACAGCAAAGGATTCAAAGGCTGTGATCACATGCATAGTGATCGTCATCTCTGTGCTGTTGTGTTGTCTACCGCTAGGTATATCTTTGGCACAGGATATGGTGTCACCGGAGAGCAGCTTTGTCCACTACCAGTTTGAGCTCTGTGGATTTGCCCTTATCTTCCTGAAGTCTGGAATCAACCCGTTTGTATACTCGCGCAATAGCGCGGGTCTGCGCCGCCGTGTGCTCTGCTGCCTCCAGTGGCTGACCTTGGGCTTCCTGTGCTGCAAGCACAAGACACGCCTACACGCTATGGGCAAAGGAAGCCTGGAAGTCAACCGTAACAAGTCCTCACACCACGAGACCAACTCTGCGTACATGCTCTCGCCAAAGCCTCAAAGGAGGCTGGTGGATCAGGCTTGCGGACCCAGTCACTCCCGGGACAGCATGCCTAGTCCCTGTGCCACCGCTGGACGCAAGCCCCGACCCCCGAGCACATCTACACCCATCAATACACGTATAGAACCCTACTACAGTATCTATAACAGCAGTCCGTCAGCTGGCCCGAGTTCCCCCAATAGCCTGCAGCCAGTCAACTCTCAAACCACGGCCTTTGCCAAAAGCTATGTGGCTATGCACTACCACACCCACCAGGAGGCGCTGCAGGACTTTGACAGCACCTCGGCTCATCAGATTCCCATCCCATCAGTCTGA
- the psme4a gene encoding LOW QUALITY PROTEIN: proteasome activator complex subunit 4A (The sequence of the model RefSeq protein was modified relative to this genomic sequence to represent the inferred CDS: inserted 2 bases in 1 codon), producing MTVSNIIEVEEPHLGDCNMKKEATEFLGFVPQKDIVYNELLPYKDKLDEESNAFLAQIKGNLGRAVQLREIWPGVLFWTRKLSTYLRLYGRKFSKEDHVLFVKLLYELVTIPKLETSMMQSFARLLITLLKKKELLSREDLELPWRPLYELQDRILFSKTEHLGLNWFPSSVEAVLKALIKNCRPYFPESATQEMLEEWRPLMCPFDVTMQKAMGCFELFLPTTLPPELHDKSFKLWFEELISLWVSVQNLPSWEVNLVSLFARLANDNIGYIDWDPYIPKIFTRILRSLNLPVGSSQMLVSRYLTNAYDISHVVIWISALLGGPSKRTQTQLSGLFNSIASFFHPSNHGRWLMKLMKLVQRLPASVVKRLHRERYRTPSWLTPVPESHLLSEQDITDFVESMKQPVLLAMFSKTGSLDAAQALQNLALLRPELVIPPVLEKTYPAMETLTEPHQLTATLSCMIGVARSLVAGGQRFPEGPTHMLPLLMRALPGVDPNDFSKCMVTFQFLGTFVTLVPLVDCSAAVQTRNDLTQVEKELCSASAEFEDFVLQFIDRCFALIDTSTLEQTREEMETEKMTHLESLVELGLSSTFSTILTQCSMEIFQVALEKVFNFATRNIFETHVAGQMVANMCRAATKCHPAEALKLFLPHCCNAILKISAYEEVFNEEELDKELMWNLLLLSEVTRVDGEQLLLYKSQLVQILQLTLHLKCKQGYNLACKLLYHTLRSMSLIYPREYCSMPGGVQQHTDTYLPIKDWGRPGDLLNLGIQWHVPSTEEKELVFYLLDLLLKPELQRLQKHIQGEQDVSRDDVLQSLSIVHNCLLGASSLLPPLNGEPVPEKINSMIQLCETNVYTGVDYDLSGENYREDICKVIRPLLHHTLEHSEDDIKSLFSIIKIINDLLHFKGSHKHEFDSRWKSFSLIKKSMENRLHGSKQHIRALLIDRVMLQHELRNLTMEGCCYRSVHQDLINDLLRLSTSRYSQVRSKAQNVLFTALGNYSLCCRDVIPAVLEYLDPNRTDVTQQQFKGALYCLLGNHSGICLANLQYWDCIALTWPAIVRSGMSPSMSLEKSSVVRLFDDLADRIHRQYETIGIDFSIPESCVEVALKLMKSSNPEPTPCAASEQEEVEGRKRQEQKNIDSVQKYKKLVMDLLDSLHDVNLPWKFEQIAIGFLSLMLRDDHPLPSSAVLFFVESLNHDSLLVRNCAISAVSGILKQLKRPHKKVGVNPYDISELKTSLQSSGGKALSSLLVGDRPDNQWLQYDSSRLPRSQQDWNECCFIEKTHWGYSTWPRTLMLYAPLEEQPKQGKTREEMNESEQIIYDHFSDQQFIDQFIQYLSLEDRKGKDQFSPRRFCLFKGLFRNFDDAFLPLLKPHMERLVADSHESPQRCVAEIISGLIRGSKHWSYSKVEKLWALLCPLLRKALSNITIETYADWGTCIATACESRDPRKLHWLFEMLMESPVTGEGGSFVDACRLYVLQGGLAQQEWRVPELLHRLLQYLEPKLTQVYKNVRERIGSVLTYIFMIDVNLPHTXKPLTEGEEEIQNHVVEENTEGDQDERKQAIKLLKTVLKWLMTSVGRSFSSVVPEQLRLLPLLFKIAPVENDDSYDEMKRDAKTCLSLMSQGLLYSEQIPQVLNALEEISRSSSWHARYTVLTYLQIMVFYNLFTFLSDAKAVSDVRALVLRLLEDEQLEVREMAATTISGFLQCNFLSIDEPMQAHFEALSKTRLPKRKRRELCSVVDTIPSADLVRRHAGVLGLSACILSSPYDVPTWMPQILMDLSAHLNDTQPIEMTVKKTLSDFRRTHHDNWQEHKQKFTDDQLLVLTDLLVSPCYYA from the exons ATGACTGTCTCTAATATAATCGAAGTGGAGGAGCCACATTTGGGGGACTGTAATATGAAAAAAGAAGCAACTGAATTTTTAGGGTTTGTTCCGCAAAAAGATATTGTTTACAACGAACTTTTGCCTTACAAGGACAAACTAGACGAAGAGTCCAATGCATTTTTGGCACAGATCAAAGGAAACCTCGGCAGAGCCGTCCAACTTAGAGAGATATGGCCAGGTGTCTTGTTTTGGACGAGGAAACTTTCCAC ATATCTGCGACTGTATGGAAGGAAGTTCAGCAAAGAGGACCATGTGCTCTTTGTCAAGCTGCTGTATGAGCTGGTCACCATCCCCAAACTGGAGACCAGTATGATGCAGAGCTTCGCCCGTCTCCTCATCACCCTGCTGAA GAAGAAGGAGCTGCTTTCAAGAGAGGACTTAGAATTGCCTTGGCGGCCACTTTATGAGTTGCAGGACAGGATCCTGTTCTCAAAGACAGAGCACCTTGGCCTGAACTGGTTTCCCAG CTCAGTGGAAGCAGTTCTGAAGGCTTTAATCAAGAATTGCAGACC ATATTTCCCAGAATCAGCCACACAGGAGATGCTGGAAGAGTGGAGGCCTCTGATGTGCCCATTTGACGTGACCATGCAGAAGGCAATGGGATGTTTTGAGCTCTTCCTGCCCACCACTCTCCCTCCAGAGCTCCATGATAAGAGCTTTAA ACTTTGGTTTGAAGAGTTGATAAGCCTGTGGGTTTCGGTGCAGAACCTTCCAAGTTGGGAAGTG AATCTTGTCAGCCTTTTTGCAAGACTGGCAAATGACAACATTGGTTATATAGACTGGGACCCTTATATACCCAAG ATCTTCACTAGGATCTTACGGAGTCTTAATCTTCCTGTAGGGTCCAGTCAGATGCTGGTTTCCAGATATCTGACAAATGCCTATGACATCAGTCATGTGGTCATCTGGATTTCTGCTTTGCTG gGAGGGCCCAGCAAGCGGACTCAGACCCAGCTCAGTGGCCTTTTCAACAGTATCGCCTCGTTTTTCCACCCTTCTAACCACGGCCGCTGGCTG ATGAAACTCATGAAGCTCGTTCAGCGATTACCTGCTAGCGTTGTGAAACGTCTGCATCGAGAACGTTACCGGACGCCATCGTGGCTGACTCCTGTTCCCGAGAGCCACCTTCTCAGTGAGCAGGACATCACAGACTTTGTAGAAAGTATGAAGCAGCCCGTCCTGCTGGCGATGTTTAGCAAAACTGGCAGTCTGGATGCTGCCCAGGCCCTGCAAAACCTTGCCCTGCTCAGACCTGAGCTAGTCATTCCTCCAGTGCTGGAGAA GACATATCCTGCCATGGAGACCCTCACTGAGCCTCACCAGCTGACCGCCACTCTAAGCTGTATGATCGGTGTGGCGCGGAGCCTTGTAGCCGGGGGCCAGAGGTTTCCAGAGGGTCCCACACACATGCTGCCTCTCCTCATGAGGGCTCTGCCTGGGGTCGACCCCAATGACTTCAGCAAGTGCATG gtaacaTTCCAATTTTTAGGGACTTTTGTTACTCTTGTGCCATTGGTGGACTGTTCAGCTGCTGTTCAGACAAGAAATGACCTCACACAG GTGGAAAAAGAGTTGTGTTCAGCCTCAGCAGAGTTTGAGGATTTTGTTCTTCAGTTTATTGATAG gTGCTTTGCACTGATTGACACGAGTACACTAGAACAGACCCGGGAGGAGATGGAGACAGAGAAAATGACTCATCTGGAGAGTCTGGTGGAGCTGGGCCTGTCCTCCACATTCAGCACTATCCTCACGCAGTGCTCTATGGAAATATTCCAG GTGGCTCTGGAAAAAGTCTTTAACTTTGCCACTAGAAATATCTTTGAGACTCACGTGGCTGGACAGATGGTGGCGAACATGTGCCGAGCTGCAACCAAG TGTCACCCTGCAGAGGCTCTGAAACTCTTTTTGCCCCACTGCTGTAATGCCATTTTAAAAATCTCAGCCT ATGAAGAGGTATTTAATGAAGAGGAGCTAGATAAAGAGCTAATGTGGAACCTCCTGCTGTTGTCTGAG GTGACCCGTGTGGATGGTGAACAACTGTTACTGTACAAGTCTCAGCTGGTGCAGATTCTTCAGTTAACTCTGCACCTGAAATGTAAGCAGGGCTACAATCTGGCCTGTAAGCTGCTCTATCACACCCTGCGCTCCATGTCCCTCATCTATCCCAGAGAGTACTGCAGCATGCCTGGAGGGGTCCAGCAGCACACTGACACATACCTTCCAATTAAG GACTGGGGTCGGCCTGGAGACCTGTTGAACCTGGGCATCCAGTGGCACGTGCCCAGCACAGAAGAGAAAGAGTTAGTTTTTTACTTGCTGGATCTGTTGTTAAAACCTGAACTCCAGCGTCTGCAGAAACACATACAGGGAGAACAGGACGTCAGCAG GGATGATGTTCTACAGAGTCTGTCCATTGTTCACAACTGCCTTCTGGGAGCAAGCAGCCTTCTGCCTCCACTGAATGGAGAACCTGTGCCAGAGAA GATAAACAGTATGATTCAACTATGCGAGACAAATGTGTACACTGGAGTAGACTACG ACCTGTCTGGAGAGAACTACAGAGAGGACATCTGTAAGGTGATTAGACCTCTACTAC ACCACACTCTAGAGCACTCAGAGGATGACATCAAATCCCTCTTCTCAATTATAAAG ATCATCAACGACCTGCTCCACTTTAAAGGCTCACACAAACATGAGTTTGACTCGCGTTGGAAAAGTTTCAGTCTCATTAAGAAGTCCATGGAGAACAGG CTTCATGGCAGTAAGCAGCACATTAGGGCTCTACTCATAGACAGAGTCATGTTGCAACATGAG TTAAGAAATCTGACCATGGAAGGATGTTGTTACAGGAGTGTTCACCAGGACTTGATAAATGACCTGCTTAGACTGTCCACCAGCAGGTACAGTCAG GTGAGGAGTAAAGCTCAGAACGTGCTGTTCACAGCATTGGGAAACTACAGCTTGTGCTGCAGAGACGTCATCCCTGCGGTGCTGGAGTATCTGGACCCAAACCGTACTGACGTCACCCAGCAGCAATTCAAA GGTGCCTTGTACTGTCTGTTAGGGAACCACTCTGGGATCTGTCTTGCTAACCTACAGTACTGGGACTGCATTGCTCTCACATGGCCTGCCATTGTGCGTTCTGGTATGAGCCCCTCAATGTCTCTAGAGAAGTCTTCAGTCGTCCGGCTCTTTGATGATCTGGCTGACAGAATCCACCGCCAGTACGAGACCATCGGAATTGACTTTTCT ATTCCAGAGAGCTGTGTAGAGGTTGCTCTAAAATTGATGAAATCCAGTAACCCAGAACCGACTCCATGTGCCGCCTCTGAACAGGAGGAAGTGGAGGGAAGAAAGAGACAGGAACAGAAAAACATAGACTCAGtgca GAAGTACAAGAAGCTAGTGATGGATCTTTTGGACAGCCTTCACGACGTAAACTT GCCCTGGAAGTTTGAGCAGATAGCTATCGGCTTCCTCTCTCTGATGCTGAGAGATGACCACCCTTTGCCTTCCTCTGCAGTCCTCTTTTTCGTTGAGAGCCTGAACCACGACTCGCTCTTAGTTcgcaat TGTGCAATATCAGCAGTGAGCGGCATTCTAAAGCAGCTCAAGAGACCTCACAAGAAAGTGGGAGTGAATCCCTATGACATATCTGAGCTCAAAACCTCGCTGCAGTCAT CTGGTGGTAAAGCTCTAAGCTCTCTGTTGGTGGGAGACAGGCCTGATAACCAGTGGCTGCAGTATGACAGCAGCAGGTTGCCACGCTCCCAGCAGGACTGGAATGAGTGCTGCTTCATTGAGAAAACCCACTGGGGCTATTCCACATGGCCACG gacgcTGATGCTCTATGCCCCTCTTGAGGAACAGCCCAAACAGGGCAAAACAAGAGAAGAGATGAATGAA AGTGAACAGATCATATATGATCATTTCTCAGACCAGCAGTTCATCGATCAGTTCATCCAGTATTTGTCTCTGGAGGACAGAAAGGGGAAAGATCAATTCAGCCCACGACGATTTTGCCTCTTTAAG GGTCTTTTTCGGAACTTTGATGATGCCTTCCTGCCTCTGCTGAAGCCTCATATGGAGCGTCTGGTTGCAGATTCCCATGAGAGCCCCCAGCGCTGTGTGGCGGAGATCATCTCTGGACTCATCAGGGGCTCCAAACACTGGAGCTACAGCAAG GTGGAAAAACTGTGGGCTCTGCTGTGTCCACTCCTCCGTAAAGCTCTTTCCAATATCACCATTGAGACGTATGCGGACTGGGGCACCTGTATCGCCACCGCCTGT GAGAGCCGAGACCCACGAAAGCTGCACTGGCTGTTCGAGATGCTGATGGAATCTCCGGTCACTGGAGAAGGAGGCTCATTTGTGGATGCCTG CCGTCTGTATGTGCTGCAGGGAGGTCTTGCTCAGCAGGAATGGAGAGTTCCAGAGTTGCTTCACAGGTTACTACAGTACCTAGAACCCAAACTCACTCAGGTCTACAAGAATGTACGTGAACGCATCGGCAG TGTGCTCACCTACATCTTCATGATCGACGTGAACCTGCCACACAC CAAGCCTTTAACGGAGGGCGAGGAAGAGATCCAGAACCACGTTGTAGAGGAGAACACAGAGGGAGATCAAGATGAGAGGAAACAAGCCATCAAATTACTCAAAACTG TGTTGAAGTGGTTGATGACCAGTGTTGGACGCTCCTTCTCTTCTGTGGTCCCAGAGCAGCTTCGTCTCCTCCCTCTACTCTTTAAA aTTGCTCCTGTGGAGAATGACGACAGCTATGATGAGATGAAGAGAGATGCTAAGACATGTCTGTCTCTTATGTCCCAGGGACTGCTGTACTCAGAGCAGATCCCACAAGTCCTCAATGCACTTGAGGAG ATTTCGAGGAGCAGCTCATGGCACGCACGTTACACTGTTCTCACATACCTGCAGATCATGGTTTTCTACAATCTTTTCACTTTCCTCAGTGATGCCAAGGCTGTCAGTGACGTGAGAGCGCTAGTACTGCGCCTGCTGGAGGATGAACAACTTGAG GTGAGGGAGATGGCCGCCACCACTATAAGTGGATTCCTGCAGTGTAATTTTCTCAGCATTGATGAACCCATGCAGGCCCATTTTGAGGCCCTGAGCAAAACCCGTCTGCCCAAACGCAAGAGGAGAGAGCTGTGCTCAGTGGTGGACACGATCCCTTCTGCTG ACCTGGTGCGGCGACATGCAGGTGTATTGGGTCTGAGTGCCTGCATCCTGTCCAGCCCGTATGATGTGCCCACCTGGATGCCCCAGATCCTCATGGACCTGAGTGCCCACCTCAACGACACACAGCCTATAGAG ATGACTGTGAAGAAAACCCTGTCGGATTTCCGTCGCACTCATCATGATAACTGGCAGGAACACAAGCAGAAGTTCACAGATGACCAGCTGCTTGTGCTCACAGATCTGCTGGTCTCCCCCTGTTACTACGCTTAG